CCACTGCATGTTTCTCAGGGAAAAGCTTGCAAGTCCATCATTAGGATGGGACACCGAGTTGGGACATCTCTTCATCCTTCTTTTTGGGATGAAGCCGGAAGTGGGGCTGTTCGGAACTACTGTTTTCTCCACCACTTCCGGGGTCTCGCCCTTCAGAAGCGACGGTGAATTATCAGCGATCTATCTGCACAGACAACTATCGAATAACAGAACTGATTTTGTTCTGGCCGATTCAGGGATGCTGTTGGATTGGAACTCCGCTTGGGACATCATCTATTGATCTTTTGGAGAGCACCATCTGAACGCCCGCCAGCGAATGATTGATTGTAGCAGCGAGGTGGCAGAAGGCGTGAACTGCCTACCGTGGTCAGCAACAAGTAGGCGTATGTGAACGAGCAATACTCCGCTTCGCCCGATCGCAGTGATCTCTATTATTTAGAGCTATGCATCAGTTCAAAGGAGCTTGTGTACCGTAAGAACTCACCTTTGTGCCTCACAAGGTGCGGAATTATCTGCCAAACATTCATCAAAATCATCAAAGAACGATATCAATAATTTGACCAGTTCACAGTTCTCGTTCAAGTTTAAAGTCCTCATTTTTTTCCCTATATGGTTCTCTTTGATGAGGCCCTTCTGTAGTAAAGGCGTAATGACCCGTGCGACACTCGAATGTGACAGCCCCGTATCCTCTGCAATACCTGAGAGATAGCATACCCGGTCACGATTTCTAATCAGATATGCCAAAACAACGATATGTGCTGTATGCCCCAGTATCGCTTCAAAGTTATCCATGTCCCGAGCACATACTACAATAGTTGGTATACCGTGACATAAAAGACTTTCGGTTTTGAAAAGATGTGTTTACCATACTTTTCAGATATGTAATTATTTGATATAACCCTATATATCCTAAAAAATCATCATTAACGCTAAATTTTTATTATAAATGGTCCTGAACGTCGATTCCGCGCAAACAAGGGTGGTTTAAATAGGGTCATGGTCAACAAATAATCATATTCGTCGAAAAAGAGAAAATTTGGGTAAGAAAGATGAGTGAAGAACTGAACCTGATCTGGCTTGAAGGACAGGACTGTGCGGGATGCACGATCTCAGCCAAACAAGCGAGCAACCCGACGCTTATCGACGCTTTAACCGGTGCTATTCCCGGGGTGGACAATCTGAAACTGGTCTTCCATCCGACGCTGATGTTCGACTGGGGCGACGATGCAACGAAGATTCTCGTTGATGCCATGGACGGTAAGTACGACCCGTTTGTCTTGATCCTCGAAGGCGCTATTCCTGATGAAGCAAAGGCAGATCCCGGTGTCTTCTGCGTGATCGGGGAGCACGAGGGCAAGCTGCTCATGCTGAGCGACGTGGTCAAGCGTCTCGCAGACCGGTGTGCGGCAGCCGTTGCTGTCGGTACCTGCGCGTCCTTCGGTGGGATTCCGCATGGCGCGCCGAACCCAACAGGAGCTCAGGGCTTGCTGGACTATCTCGGAAAGGATTGGACAGGAGCCCTCGGACTACCGGTCATTTGTGTCCCCGGCTGTCCACCGCGACCGGATAATATCGTGCAAGTGTTAGGGCACGCGGTACTTGCGGCCAGAGGCCTGGCGCCGCTTCCAGAGCTTGACGAGTGGCATCGACCGGTAGAAATTTACGGCCACCTGATGCACGAGCTCTGCTCTATCTGCGGCTTCTACGCGGGTGGCGTGGATGCACACAACTTTGGGGATACCGGTTGCCTCGGTGCGCTAGGCTGCAAGGGCATCATTACCCACTGCAATGCGAACACCTGGGCAGATGGCTACGGTGGGTGCACAACGATTGGCGTGCCCTGCTTCGGCTGTACCCATCCGGACTTCCCGGACGCTCCAACCTCGCCATTCTTCGCCAAAGCGCCCGCAATGCCGTTCATCATTGAGAACATCAAGGGCATGCTGGCACACAGCGAGATGGGCTATCAGCGCCTGAAACCCGTGATCGAGCAACTGATGCCGATGCTCCCGGAATTCATGGAAGAGCTCGAGAAAATGATGGAAGCGGAGAAAGATAAGGAGAGGAAGATCTAACAATGTCAATAGAACAGCTCAAGGGTGGCGAGCGCGAACTGACGATCGAGCCGATAACGCGAATTGAAGGGCACCTCGGTGTGCATGCGAAGATCGATACCGGTGCACGGAAGATCAAGGACGCATACGCCTACAGCCCGATGTTCCGGGGGTTTGAAGTGATCCTCGTGGGGCGCGAGCCCTCGGAAGCGGTCATGATCACCCAGCGCTGCTGTGGTGTATGTCCGGTGCCGCACGCGCTCTCGTCAGTTACCGCCTGCGACCAGACCTATGGCGTAACACCGCCACCCATGGGCACGGCGTTACGCGATCTCGTTCACGGCGCAGAGCACCTGTACGATGCTGAGGTTGGCGTGGTCAACCTCGAGGGCCCGGACTACAGCGAGATGGCGATGAAGAAGTTCAATCCCACCTGGTGGGACGAGGCGCAGAAGACGAAGGCGGAGCACAGCGCTGTGCACGGTTTCGCCACCGTTGCGGACATCATGACCGCGCTGAACCCACTGGCTGGTGAGCTGTATCTCAGGTCACTGCTGGTCCAGAAAGACGGGCACAATATGGCCGCGATCTTCGGGGCGAAGCACCCGCACGTGCATTCCTTTGTACCGGGCGGTATCGCCAAGTGGAATCTCTCGATGACCGATCTGGAGTCGTACCTCACGCTCCTGATGCACCATGTGGCCTTTACCAAGGAGCTGGTGACCGCAAGCGACGACCTGCTCAACTTCGTGCTCGAGCAGGGCTACGAAGACGTTGGTGCGCGAGATCTGAACCTCCTTTCCGTCGGCTCTTACAACGATCCCACCGCGTATTCTGCGGTCTATGAGGAGATGACCGATTGGGGCCGCAAGCGACTGATCTCGCCTGGCGTTATTCTCAACGGCGAGCTTGTCACGACCGATCTCGTGGAGTTTAACGCGGGCGTACGCGAATACATCGGCAGTGGCTGGTACGAGGAGCAGTGGGCGAAGGAAATCGAGGCCGACCCGGCAGGGAATACGCTCGAGTACGAGCATCCGTGGAACAAGCGCACGCTCCCGCAACCCGGTAAATACGGTGAATGGGCTTCGAAGTACTCCTGGGTTACCGCACCGCGATGGAAGAACTGGAAGGGCGATGGCAAGGATTACTCGCTTGAGCTTGGGCCACTGGCACGGCTATGGGTAACCGCGAAGGCGCAACTGGTCCCTGAGTCCACGGGCACCAGCCTCAAGTTCGAGCTGCCTGCTGCACTGATTCCCGGGTTCAAGTACGCGGACAGCATGGCCTTCGAGTGGAAGATCCCTGAGAAGCCGAATGCGGTCGAGCGCGTGAGAGCGCGTGCGTACTTCCATGCGTATGCCGCATACTGCATGCTCCAGCTGGCCATGAAGGGGCTTGAGCTCATGAAGGCGGGTAAAACGAAAGTCTGGACCCCCTATGAGAAACCCCAGAAGGGCATCGGCGTTGGCTTCAGCGAGGGTATGCGTGGTGCGTGTTCCCACTGGTGCGTGATGAATAACGGTGTCATCAGCAACTACCAGTACCATGCACCAACGACCTGGAATTCCTCGAGCAGAGATCCTGCAGGGAACTCGGGAGCGTATGAAGAGGCACTGATACAGTCGCCAATCACCGAAGCCGGTGACCCGGCGGGCTGGAAGGGCATTGACATCGTGCGAACCATTCGCAGCTTCGACCCGTGCCTGGGCTGTGCGGTTCAGGTACACATCGGCAAGAAGATCGTGAAGCACGACCTAGTGCCCTACGCAATGCCGCTCTAAGACCTTCCGGACAAGATCGACCACCTTTGGCACTGCGGCAGCAACCGGAGGGGTCATTTTTTCGGACATCGTGATCTCCTGGATCTCGCAGCCGAAGACCATAATGGTAGGAGGAAGCGTACCAATCGCCCTGGCGTAGACGAGCAGGTCTTCCAACGATGCCTCACGGATGTCGTAGATGAAGGCATGCTTCTCTTCGTCAGAGCGTAACGCTTCGACTTCCTCCGCCTTTATTTCCGTTTTATAAATCGTACCAGGCTTGCCGCCCTTTTGCACGGCGTCAATAAAAATCACCAGATCATAGTCGCCGAGATCGGTAGCCAGCGTCACGCCGCACATGCCCACATCACGCACCTCCACAGTACCGGGCAGCGCTTCCCTTTGCAGTGCTTCAACGGCATGGGGTCCAAAGCCGTCGTCACCCTGGTACTTATTACCACTTCCAGCCACGAGTATCTTTGCCATAGCTCTTCTCAGCGCGGTGATACAGGCGATTGACGCATGCTGCGGTTCAAAAAACCGCGTACTGCGTGAACAGAATTGGATGCTATTTAAATAAGAAGGTTAACACTTAAGGTGTAGCACGGAAAATCATGACGATAGAACTGCCAGATGTGCAAGCGTACAGTCCCGACATCAAGATCAACCTGACGCGCGTGGGTGTGACGAACGTGAAGAAACTCGTGGAGGTTGCACGCGGTGGCGGGAAACGCCCAATTGTGCTCGTCTCTGATTTTCATCTCTTCGTGGATCTCCCCAGTG
The Methanomicrobia archaeon DNA segment above includes these coding regions:
- a CDS encoding hydrogenase, giving the protein MSIEQLKGGERELTIEPITRIEGHLGVHAKIDTGARKIKDAYAYSPMFRGFEVILVGREPSEAVMITQRCCGVCPVPHALSSVTACDQTYGVTPPPMGTALRDLVHGAEHLYDAEVGVVNLEGPDYSEMAMKKFNPTWWDEAQKTKAEHSAVHGFATVADIMTALNPLAGELYLRSLLVQKDGHNMAAIFGAKHPHVHSFVPGGIAKWNLSMTDLESYLTLLMHHVAFTKELVTASDDLLNFVLEQGYEDVGARDLNLLSVGSYNDPTAYSAVYEEMTDWGRKRLISPGVILNGELVTTDLVEFNAGVREYIGSGWYEEQWAKEIEADPAGNTLEYEHPWNKRTLPQPGKYGEWASKYSWVTAPRWKNWKGDGKDYSLELGPLARLWVTAKAQLVPESTGTSLKFELPAALIPGFKYADSMAFEWKIPEKPNAVERVRARAYFHAYAAYCMLQLAMKGLELMKAGKTKVWTPYEKPQKGIGVGFSEGMRGACSHWCVMNNGVISNYQYHAPTTWNSSSRDPAGNSGAYEEALIQSPITEAGDPAGWKGIDIVRTIRSFDPCLGCAVQVHIGKKIVKHDLVPYAMPL
- a CDS encoding hydrogenase maturation protease; translated protein: MAKILVAGSGNKYQGDDGFGPHAVEALQREALPGTVEVRDVGMCGVTLATDLGDYDLVIFIDAVQKGGKPGTIYKTEIKAEEVEALRSDEEKHAFIYDIREASLEDLLVYARAIGTLPPTIMVFGCEIQEITMSEKMTPPVAAAVPKVVDLVRKVLERHCVGH
- a CDS encoding hydrogenase expression protein HypE — its product is MSEELNLIWLEGQDCAGCTISAKQASNPTLIDALTGAIPGVDNLKLVFHPTLMFDWGDDATKILVDAMDGKYDPFVLILEGAIPDEAKADPGVFCVIGEHEGKLLMLSDVVKRLADRCAAAVAVGTCASFGGIPHGAPNPTGAQGLLDYLGKDWTGALGLPVICVPGCPPRPDNIVQVLGHAVLAARGLAPLPELDEWHRPVEIYGHLMHELCSICGFYAGGVDAHNFGDTGCLGALGCKGIITHCNANTWADGYGGCTTIGVPCFGCTHPDFPDAPTSPFFAKAPAMPFIIENIKGMLAHSEMGYQRLKPVIEQLMPMLPEFMEELEKMMEAEKDKERKI
- a CDS encoding MarR family transcriptional regulator, giving the protein MDNFEAILGHTAHIVVLAYLIRNRDRVCYLSGIAEDTGLSHSSVARVITPLLQKGLIKENHIGKKMRTLNLNENCELVKLLISFFDDFDECLADNSAPCEAQR